The following coding sequences lie in one Elusimicrobiota bacterium genomic window:
- a CDS encoding alpha/beta hydrolase, translated as MLIKLFCIIILTLSSVVCSVAQDVLPFENSRYTNVNGIDLHYRLWKTVDGGKGNVLFVHGFMGSTFSWRKNAGIVNAAGYNVVAVDLPAYGYSSKKTGFDHSIKKRAELLWGLLKKLESQGVVPYPGWNLVGHSMGGKVVAEMAVQKPELTSKLVLVDPAMFERKKNSFGSGEMLKRKDVRENFERIIVEKFVNKKGIQQFLDSAYGQKASHEEVEGFLTPLLVPGTIEAILDSFITAASDEDVKVENIKAQALIIWGAEDSWVKIDIGKKLLKRINGSTLYVIKKAGHCSPETNSEEFNKTLISFLGQ; from the coding sequence ATGCTAATAAAACTGTTCTGCATAATTATTTTAACCTTAAGTTCTGTTGTATGTTCTGTTGCACAGGATGTTCTGCCATTTGAAAACAGCAGGTATACCAACGTTAACGGCATTGATTTGCATTACCGTTTATGGAAAACTGTTGATGGAGGGAAAGGTAATGTATTATTTGTGCATGGTTTTATGGGTTCAACATTCAGTTGGCGAAAAAATGCGGGGATTGTAAACGCTGCGGGGTATAATGTTGTTGCTGTAGACCTGCCGGCTTATGGGTATAGTTCAAAAAAAACTGGGTTTGATCACTCAATCAAGAAACGCGCAGAATTGTTATGGGGTTTACTGAAAAAACTTGAATCTCAGGGAGTGGTGCCTTATCCGGGATGGAATCTTGTCGGGCATTCGATGGGTGGAAAAGTTGTTGCTGAGATGGCTGTACAGAAGCCGGAGTTAACTTCAAAACTTGTGTTAGTTGATCCTGCTATGTTTGAAAGAAAAAAGAATAGTTTTGGTAGTGGCGAAATGTTGAAACGTAAAGACGTACGTGAAAATTTTGAGAGAATCATTGTTGAAAAATTCGTTAATAAAAAAGGTATCCAGCAGTTTCTTGATTCTGCATACGGACAAAAAGCGTCTCATGAAGAGGTTGAAGGGTTCCTAACACCATTACTCGTTCCCGGGACAATAGAAGCTATTCTTGATTCGTTTATCACAGCTGCGAGTGATGAAGATGTAAAGGTTGAGAATATCAAAGCACAGGCGTTGATTATCTGGGGTGCTGAGGATTCATGGGTAAAGATTGATATAGGAAAAAAACTGTTAAAAAGAATCAATGGTTCTACTTTGTATGTAATCAAAAAAGCAGGGCATTGTTCCCCTGAAACTAATTCTGAGGAGTTTAATAAAACATTGATATCTTTTTTAGGTCAATAA
- a CDS encoding GDSL-type esterase/lipase family protein, whose protein sequence is MVSKHKAQVMPVLVWVITIIMFSLTVSLQAEDVQVSSASVKPATTTYVLNYTDHYDNRLNMFIKENVQIQKKLTEGDTVWAEQVVLLGDSITEGFNVSLYFPGQTFVNRGIAGDRSGMVDGRGLMNRLTTIALAPNPSHFFVMIGVNDLGSSVDSEKIISNYQEIVNTLQALYPKTIIVVESLLPCRGRYAKLNQKIVDTNSKLRVFAKEMELEYIDLYSLYKDDNGELKEEVTRDGIHLKKEFYTPWVEEINKRLGVNPK, encoded by the coding sequence ATGGTTTCAAAGCACAAAGCACAGGTGATGCCTGTGTTGGTATGGGTAATAACAATTATCATGTTTTCGTTGACCGTGAGTTTACAGGCGGAGGATGTTCAAGTGTCATCTGCAAGCGTTAAACCAGCTACTACGACTTATGTTTTGAATTATACTGACCATTATGATAACCGGTTGAATATGTTTATCAAAGAAAATGTGCAGATACAAAAAAAACTTACTGAAGGTGATACTGTATGGGCGGAACAGGTTGTTTTACTGGGTGACTCTATCACCGAAGGGTTTAACGTATCACTGTATTTCCCGGGACAGACGTTTGTCAACCGCGGGATTGCCGGGGATCGCAGCGGGATGGTGGACGGGCGAGGGTTGATGAATAGGTTGACAACAATTGCGCTTGCACCAAACCCGTCACATTTTTTTGTTATGATAGGAGTCAACGATCTCGGGAGTTCGGTGGATTCCGAAAAAATTATTTCTAATTACCAGGAGATTGTTAATACTCTGCAGGCATTGTATCCTAAGACTATAATAGTAGTAGAATCATTATTACCCTGCCGCGGGAGATATGCGAAGTTAAATCAAAAGATTGTTGATACTAATTCAAAACTGCGTGTATTTGCGAAAGAAATGGAGCTTGAGTATATTGACCTGTATAGCTTGTATAAAGATGACAACGGTGAACTCAAGGAAGAAGTTACCCGTGACGGTATACATTTAAAAAAAGAGTTTTATACCCCATGGGTTGAAGAGATTAATAAGAGGTTGGGTGTAAATCCTAAATAA
- a CDS encoding helix-hairpin-helix domain-containing protein, translated as MNNFRVVLITLLIMTTVKALYAGIEIQSSTVTVLEIEYDDTLSNAGMDTEELENYLYNPLNINSCTVEDLMVFPWLSKWVAIDIIKYRTKNGYFKTLSEIRKVKSLDKDTYEKIRVYIVARDPWTKTRGNVQVRLKLDKPDTKEYINAPWPYHNPEYVYNKFNLYLGDYLETGYTLRRDLGTAGGYQGAPEFNLENAYRYFLSKYWIQVSNLWFVQRAVAGNYKVQFNQGLVFYGSGMLGISRPVVVNSKGISRDTGSNPNTNYHGIAVDTKFKKLLVTLLYSDKLYDVTLSTNGYVKTKLPSISANMGYIADTVNPGTGYRKLREQLIGGRVGYALFGGETGVIGYTANYSPELRTVLDTGEYEFQGTVNTVTGIYANYRFFDKLGLYTEYALCSGNGDAWIVQTEYNLGNIVIYNNFHGYSKNYYNFHGGAIGEEETNKNEQGAVLAMQYKIKGTEMFCYYGYYHHPLPEDTVEPKTTNVLSWEYKQLLTTKLTLFFSEKDEFSTENFKLTPPSVKYIDQPVHSSKTRVQMDWSAGAKTTVRVKLEQKRKNINGDKFNCKYYGYLYLAGLKHELMPGLQLDTRAVFFDGPQDEIYLSDVEPLWDRIYSSYLFNPLGKGIRYYVVLKQKASENVSVWVAYENTEYIDIDDADSLVKYPKHAFKLQVSYKW; from the coding sequence TTGAATAATTTTAGGGTAGTACTGATAACTTTATTAATAATGACAACGGTTAAGGCGTTATACGCCGGGATTGAAATCCAGTCATCCACAGTTACTGTGTTGGAGATAGAGTATGACGATACGTTATCTAATGCCGGGATGGATACCGAAGAACTGGAAAATTATCTGTATAATCCTCTTAATATAAATAGCTGTACTGTTGAGGATCTTATGGTATTTCCCTGGTTATCAAAATGGGTGGCTATTGATATCATAAAGTACCGCACAAAAAACGGGTACTTCAAAACCTTATCTGAGATCCGCAAGGTTAAATCTTTGGATAAGGATACGTACGAAAAAATACGTGTGTACATCGTAGCTCGGGATCCCTGGACAAAAACCAGGGGTAATGTGCAAGTTAGGTTGAAACTTGATAAGCCTGACACAAAAGAATATATTAACGCTCCATGGCCGTATCATAACCCGGAGTATGTGTATAACAAGTTTAATCTTTACCTCGGTGATTATCTGGAAACTGGGTACACATTACGCCGTGACCTTGGCACTGCCGGAGGGTATCAGGGCGCGCCGGAGTTTAATCTTGAAAATGCGTATAGGTACTTTTTATCTAAATACTGGATACAGGTGAGTAATCTCTGGTTTGTGCAGCGCGCTGTGGCGGGGAATTATAAAGTTCAGTTTAACCAGGGATTAGTGTTCTACGGGTCCGGAATGCTAGGTATCTCACGCCCGGTAGTGGTTAATTCTAAAGGTATCTCCCGTGATACCGGGTCAAATCCTAATACTAACTATCACGGTATAGCAGTGGATACTAAATTCAAAAAGTTGCTGGTTACACTTTTATACTCAGATAAGCTTTATGATGTTACTCTAAGTACCAACGGGTATGTAAAAACAAAACTGCCGTCGATCTCAGCGAATATGGGTTATATCGCAGATACAGTTAATCCCGGGACGGGGTATAGGAAGCTAAGGGAACAGCTTATAGGGGGACGCGTTGGGTATGCTTTGTTTGGAGGAGAAACCGGGGTTATCGGGTATACAGCGAATTATTCACCTGAACTTCGCACGGTACTTGACACAGGAGAGTATGAATTCCAGGGTACGGTGAATACAGTTACGGGTATATACGCAAACTACCGGTTTTTTGATAAACTAGGATTGTATACGGAATACGCGTTATGCTCAGGTAACGGTGATGCTTGGATTGTTCAAACGGAATATAACCTCGGGAATATTGTTATCTACAACAACTTTCATGGGTACTCAAAAAATTATTATAACTTCCATGGCGGCGCGATTGGCGAAGAGGAAACTAATAAAAATGAGCAGGGAGCTGTTCTGGCAATGCAATACAAAATTAAGGGTACAGAAATGTTTTGTTATTATGGATACTACCACCACCCGTTACCGGAAGATACGGTTGAGCCTAAAACCACAAATGTTTTGTCATGGGAATACAAACAGTTATTGACAACAAAACTTACGTTGTTTTTCAGTGAGAAAGATGAGTTTTCTACTGAAAATTTTAAGCTCACACCGCCTTCTGTAAAATATATTGACCAGCCTGTGCATTCATCTAAAACACGGGTGCAGATGGACTGGTCAGCTGGTGCAAAAACAACGGTACGTGTTAAACTTGAACAAAAACGTAAGAATATCAACGGGGATAAGTTTAACTGTAAATATTACGGATATCTTTACTTAGCCGGGTTAAAACATGAACTCATGCCGGGCTTACAGCTTGATACCAGGGCAGTTTTTTTTGATGGCCCGCAGGATGAAATTTATCTTAGTGACGTTGAGCCTTTGTGGGATAGAATATATTCTTCATACCTATTCAATCCATTGGGTAAGGGTATAAGGTATTATGTTGTGCTCAAACAAAAAGCGTCGGAGAATGTTTCAGTCTGGGTTGCGTATGAGAATACAGAATATATCGATATTGATGATGCGGATAGTTTGGTTAAGTATCCAAAACATGCGTTTAAACTACAGGTGTCATATAAATGGTGA
- a CDS encoding helix-hairpin-helix domain-containing protein has protein sequence MFTRTKISALAFIVLLFPGKTFAVFEYTPRTVYGAYTLNTTAVSSRGVTALFSNPAGLAVLPRLNIEAGYSQLYSIPDLGNNIIGITLPFDANSCAGIGYSSLYQHIGYTESMCMFSYARAVSPGLMFGTTLRIMSVTGNNLLVSSFLADFGLQNRLTQNLSVGIHILNPFGVRIGTFYELIPQELRTGAMWQVSDTVAVLTELSKVQNRDPVFSAAVEYVVIASINLYAGIRTNPAQASLGARFSWSSTYYFDYAYIYHETMTGYHTIGVGIKFTPVSLLIQESVVEKKKKHKVKLKPEKPDLNTITVEELSEIEGIGKITAERIVEYRIASGGYKNIEGLKNIPRLLPVTYDVLKKSLTIKPVPETEPLESDSLVPGVIEEEKLVIEKVNINTAMVDELEAIGLDNQQAQNVVRYRKRNGKYEDIYNLIKVPGIDKNVFDLIKGKIRVE, from the coding sequence AACAGCTGTGTCCTCCCGCGGGGTAACTGCTCTGTTCTCTAACCCAGCAGGGCTTGCGGTATTGCCTAGATTAAACATTGAAGCCGGGTATTCCCAGCTTTATAGTATCCCTGACTTAGGGAACAATATTATTGGCATAACACTGCCGTTTGATGCAAACTCCTGTGCCGGTATTGGTTACTCGTCGTTATACCAACACATCGGGTATACAGAATCGATGTGCATGTTTTCATATGCGCGGGCAGTATCGCCGGGATTAATGTTTGGTACTACTCTCAGGATAATGAGTGTTACAGGTAATAATTTACTGGTAAGTTCATTTTTAGCGGATTTTGGGTTGCAAAACAGGTTAACACAAAACCTTTCAGTCGGAATACATATTCTTAACCCGTTTGGGGTAAGGATCGGTACTTTTTATGAGTTAATCCCGCAGGAATTGCGTACTGGCGCGATGTGGCAGGTGTCGGATACGGTTGCGGTATTAACAGAACTCAGTAAAGTACAGAACCGCGATCCTGTATTTTCCGCAGCGGTTGAGTATGTGGTAATCGCGAGTATAAACCTGTACGCAGGTATCCGCACAAACCCTGCACAGGCATCGCTTGGCGCGCGGTTTTCATGGTCATCAACTTACTATTTTGATTATGCTTATATTTATCATGAAACAATGACGGGGTATCATACAATAGGCGTGGGGATAAAATTTACGCCGGTATCGTTATTAATCCAGGAGTCTGTAGTAGAGAAAAAGAAGAAGCATAAAGTTAAACTTAAGCCTGAAAAACCTGACCTCAATACAATTACAGTCGAGGAATTATCCGAGATTGAAGGTATCGGGAAAATAACGGCCGAACGTATTGTGGAATACCGTATAGCTTCCGGAGGGTACAAAAACATTGAGGGCCTAAAAAATATCCCGCGTTTACTTCCTGTAACATATGATGTATTGAAGAAAAGTTTAACCATAAAACCCGTACCTGAGACAGAACCACTGGAATCGGACTCACTGGTACCCGGGGTAATAGAAGAAGAAAAATTGGTTATTGAGAAGGTAAATATAAACACTGCAATGGTTGATGAGTTGGAAGCTATAGGTTTGGATAATCAACAGGCACAGAATGTTGTGCGTTACCGCAAACGTAATGGTAAGTATGAGGATATATACAACCTTATAAAAGTACCGGGGATTGATAAGAACGTATTTGATTTAATCAAAGGGAAAATCAGGGTTGAATAA